Proteins from one Scylla paramamosain isolate STU-SP2022 chromosome 3, ASM3559412v1, whole genome shotgun sequence genomic window:
- the LOC135089771 gene encoding probable ATP-dependent RNA helicase DDX56, translating to MSAEGDDEKTLQFHEMGLDDRILEAIARLGWKEPTLIQEKAIPYMLEGKDLLARARTGSGKTGAFIIPAIQKVLESKRTAIEQSVQVLILAPSKELCKQIKDNIGELTVSCRREVRYVDVSPQVPLEAQRPLLIDKPDIVVGTPTRVLAHITAENLNVRNSLKLLIIDEADLMFAFDHISDIEAVLKHLPQIYQSFVTSATMWDDVKKLKKLILNKPVILRLEEPPLPTTAQLTQYVIKMETMDKVVMINVLFRLNMIRGKTIIFVNNVDKGYKLRMYLEQFGISSCVLNSEMPVASRCHIVEQFNSSKYDIIIASDEQSLEDPKINKTKEKRGKRKKDKESGVARGIDFQFVSNIINFDFPRDVDSYIHRVGRTARGNNQGTALSLVSVHEMEVFNSVEAKLKTMMLDSDAVFKDFKFDMSQLDGFRYRALDAWKRCTSIAIRETRKKELQQEMLNSNKLKSYFEDNPKDMEVLRHDKPKGGITPMNHLKHVPEYNVPENLKRVQKKVSKKKLNKNAPKIKLSQRKQLTKTQEKYRKRKADPLQSMEFSGFKKKSKV from the exons ATGAGTGCTGAGGGTGACGATGAGAAAACCTTGCAGTTCCATGAAATGGGGCTGGATGATAGGATATTAGAG GCTATAGCACGGTTGGGATGGAAGGAACCTACCCTAATTCAGGAGAAGGCCATACCATACATGCTGGAGGGGAAGGATCTACTTGCACGAGCCAGGACTGGATCAGGGAAGACAGGGGCTTTTATCATCCCAGCTATACAGAAAGTCCTGGAAAGTAAACGCACTGCTATTGAACAG AGTGTACAAGTTCTCATCTTGGCACCAAGCAAAGAACTGTGTAAGCAAATAAAAGATAACATCGGTGAACTGACAGTTTCCTGCAGACGTGAAGTTCGCTACGTAGACGTCTCACCACAGGTCCCTCTTGAAGCACAGCGTCCTCTTCTCATTG ATAAACCTGACATTGTGGTTGGAACGCCCACAAGAGTGCTGGCTCACATCACAGCAGAAAACCTCAATGTCCGGAACTCCCTCAAGCTTCTGATCATTGATGAGGCAGATCTCATGTTTGCCTTTGACCATATAAGTGATATTGAAGCTGTACTCAA ACATCTCCCTCAAATTTACCAGTCTTTTGTGACAAGTGCTACCATGTGGGATGATgtgaagaaactgaaaaaattGATACTAAATAAACCTGTGATCCTGCGACTGGAAGAGCCTCCATTGCCAACCACTGCACAGCTGACTCAGTATGTCATCAAG ATGGAAACCATGGACAAAGTGGTCATGATCAATGTGTTGTTTCGTCTGAACATGATCCGTGGCAAGACAATAATTTTTGTCAACAATGTGGACAAGGGCTACAA attaaGAATGTATCTGGAACAGTTTGGAATTAGTTCCTGTGTGTTGAACTCAGAGATGCCTGTTGCATCAAGATGTCACATAGTGGAGCAGTTCAACAGCAGCAAGTATGATATTATCATTGCCTCAGATGAACAGAGTCTGGAAGATCCAAAAATTAACAagactaaagaaaagagagg gaaaaggaaaaaggacaaGGAGTCTGGTGTGGCAAGGGGTATTGACTTCCAGTTTGTGTCCAACATCATCAACTTTGATTTCCCACGTGATGTGGACAGCTACATCCATCGAGTTGGACGCACAGCCAGAGGCAACAACCAAGGAACAGCATTGTCCTTAGTCTCTGTTCATGAAATGGAAGTCTTTAACAGTGTTGAGGCTAAGCTCAAGACAATGATGCTTGACTCTGATGCTGTATTCAAGGACTTTAAATTTGACATGTCACAACTTGATGGCTTCAG GTATCGAGCTCTTGATGCATGGAAGCGTTGCACATCAATTGCTATTAGAGAAACCAGAAAAAAGGAACTGCAACAGGAAATGTTAAATTCAAATAAGCTGAAGAGCTACTTTGAAGATAATCCCAAGGACATGGAGGTGCTGAGGCACGATAAACCCAAGGGTGGCATCACACCCATG AATCACTTGAAGCATGTTCCAGAATATAATGTGCCAGAGAATTTGAAGAGAGTACAGAAGAAAGTGAGCaagaaaaaattgaataagAATGCACCAAAAATCAAATTGAGCCAAAGGAAGCAGCTGACAAAAACTCAAGAGAAATATAGG AAAAGGAAAGCAGACCCACTTCAGAGTATGGAGTTTTCAGGatttaagaaaaaaagcaaggtgTAA
- the LOC135089783 gene encoding uncharacterized protein LOC135089783: MLPLHRQGWKWPSHPSHLLTLCLMLIGSMTVRSYEDEKCYCVSEENETIRQAIADFTDTPSVSKYEYIGARYNSTADGFDPCVCDDVVCVLSELTVTEQYVLELATKNETELNDNVTKALDATAKAAFKSNVALTHIYLSSFATYKETNDSKVIFNVEFIVKGTDTIIKDKASQ, translated from the exons ATGTTGCCACTACACAGGCAGGGCTGGAAGTGGCCTTCACACCCGTCGCATCTCTTGACTTTGTGTCTTATGTTGATTG GAAGTATGACAGTAAGGAGTTACGAGGACGAGAAGTGTTATTGTGTCTCCGAGGAAAACGAAACCATCAGGCAGGCCATCGCTGACTTCACGGATACACCGTCTGTGTCCAAATATGAGTACATCGGTGCCAGATATAACAGTACTGCCGATGGCTTCGATCCCTGCGTGTGTGATGATG TGGTGTGCGTGCTGTCAGAGCTGACGGTGACAGAGCAGTACGTCCTGGAACTGGCAACGAAGAATGAGACGGAGTTGAATGACAATGTCACCAAAGCG CTGGATGCCACTGCGAAGGCTGCCTTCAAGAGCAATGTGGCCCTAACGCATATCTACCTCAGCTCCTTTGCTACCTACAAGGAAACCAACGACTCTAAAGTAATATTCAACGTAGAATTTATCGTCAAAGGCACCGATACAATCATCAAGGATAAGGCAAGCCAGTAG
- the LOC135089774 gene encoding complement factor H-like, producing MLQAVAGNTLDGLGSVQNFTKKFSLRACPEGPDGGENTQASFTKNVAGTSVTITCKAGYRTNPGEATRGRSKCSHETLTWTPPSPNITCVEDKRCYRNPPNPINTRRIWDGQKEEGTEIVYSCRILYKTLTDEKSIYRCENKVWTLVTSEIKCDPPKCGDPPQVPDHGVLTYNSWDQITYQCDTYAIRSGVNSEHKISCKNFTWEELPKSFKCVGSDTYDAHQEWENFLNITLPVSTVLVFLVILCLLATRSDSPFCKICKGSTKEVSY from the exons ATGCTGCAGGCGGTGGCCGGGAACACGCTGGACGGGCTCGGCTCTGTGCAGAACTTCACCAAGAAATTCTCAC TGAGAGCGTGCCCCGAAGGCCCTGACGGTGGTGAGAACACCCAGGCATCCTTCACTAAGAACGTGGCCGGAACCTCTGTCACAATTACCTGTAAAGCTGGCTACAG aacAAATCCAGGTGAAGCGACCAGAGGAAGATCAAAGTGTTCCCACGAGACTTTAACTTGGACGCCACCATCCCCCAATATCACCTGTGTGGAAG ATAAAAGGTGTTATAGGAATCCACCTAATCCAATAAACACCAGACGTATATGGGATGGACAAAAGGAGGAAGGCACAGAAATTGTCTACAGCTGCAGAATTCTTTACAA gACACTCACCGATGAGAAATCTATTTACCGATGTGAAAATAAAGTCTGGACCCTAGTGACATCAGAAATCAA GTGTGATCCACCCAAGTGTGGAGACCCGCCACAGGTGCCTGACCATGGAGTTCTCACCTATAATTCATGGGATCAAATAACCTATCAATGTGACACTTATgccat ACGTTCTGGAGTAAATTCTGAACATAAGATCAGTTGCAAAAATTTCACATGGGAGGAGCTGCCAAAAAGCTTCAAGTGTGTGGGAAGTGATACCTATGATGCCCATCAGGAATGggaaaatttcttgaacatCACCTTGCCAGTATCAACAG TCCTGGTATTTCTCGTCATTCTCTGCTTACTTGCTACTCGGTCTGACTCTCCATTCTGTAAGATATGTAAAGGAAGTACAAAGGAAGTTAGCTATTAA